Within uncultured Roseibium sp., the genomic segment AACATGGCCGCCCGCCGATTGGGGTCGAGATGGGCCGCGATTTCATCCAGGAGCAGAACGGGTTTCATTCCCGAAACCGCGGCGGTCAGCTCAGCATGCCCTAGGATCAGTCCGACGAGCAGGGCCTTCTGTTCCCCGGTCGAGGACTGGGAGGCCGGCATGCCCTTTGCCACGTGGCGCACCTGAAGATCGCTCAGATGCGGACCCATAAGGGTACGCCCGGCGGCCCGGTCCCGTCCGCGGCCCTCGCGCAGGAGGTCCAGATAGTGGTCCTCCCGGTCCGAGGCGCTCATGCCCACTGTCGCCGTTTCAAAGGCGCCTTCGAGGGCGAGGCTCGCGGTGGGAAACGGCAATCCGGCGTCCGCCTGGACCTTGAGGGTCTCGCCGAGCAGACTGACCGTTTCGTGCCGCGCCGCCGAGACGGCGGTTCCCAGTTCCGCAACCTGCTGTTCCAGCGCGCTGAGATAGCTGTCCGATCCGCCGTGTTCCAAAAGCCGGTTTCGTTGCCTGAGGGCTTTTTCGAAATCGCTCACCCTGCGGCCGTGTCCGGGATCGATCGACAGGGTCAGCCGGTCCAGAAACCGGCGCCTGTCGCCGGCGGGACCGGTAAACAGGCCGTCCATGGCAGGCACCAGCCACAGGATCCGGACATAGTCGAGCAGCCGTTCCGATGATTTGACGTCTTCACCGTCGATCCTGACCCGCCGCCCGGGTTCGCCGGCGGTAAAACCGGTGCCGACCCGGGTTTCCAGGTCATCCACCGAAAGCACGGCCGACACCGCCCAATCGCCGGACCCCGACACGCGGGCGATGTCCGCGAATGGTGCCCGCCGCAACCCGCGGCCGGCGGTCAGAAACGAGATGGCTTCCAGGATGTTGGTCTTGCCCAGGCCGTTGTTGCCGACAAAGGCGACGAGCGGCTCGGAAAAAGCGAGATCGAGACGCTCATAGTTGCGAAAGTCCGTCAGGGTCAGACGGGTGAGTGCCAATGACGTTGACGTCGTCATGAGACCTCATTTTCCGGACGGGACAGATACCGCCCAGTCACACCCGCATGGGCATCAGAACGAACAGGCAGTCGTCGACCGTATTGTCCTGGATCAGCGTCGGCGAACCGGAATCCGCGAGCTTGAACAGGGCGGTATCGCTGTTGAGTTGATTGGCGATGTCGAGCAGGTAGCGCGAGTTGAAGCCGATTTCCAGCGGTTCGGCGTCATATTCCACCGCGACCTCTTCCGTCGCACTTCCCGAGTCCGGATTGTTGACCGTCAGCACCATGCGCCCTTCGTCGAGCGAGAGTTTCACCGCACGGCCGCGTTCCGACGAAATCGTCGAAACACGGTCGACGGCTTCCTTGAACTCGTCCCGGTCGACACGCATTTCCTTGTCGTTGCCCTGCGGGATCACCCGGCCATAATCGGGGAAGGTGCCGTCGATCAGCTTGGACGTCAGCACGATGCTGCCGGTAGTGATGCGGATCTTGGTGTCGGACAACTCGATCTGAACATCGGCTTCCGGTGCTTCCAACAGCTTCTGGATTTCGCCGACCGTCTTCCGGGGAACGATGATGCCAGGCATACCGGCAGACCCGCCCGGAGCGGGGACTTCGGCCTGGGCCAGCCTGTGGCCGTCCGTGGCAACCGCACGGAACTTCTGGCCCTGAGGGGTGTCGACCGTGTGCAGGTAGATCCCGTTGAGATAGTAACGGGTTTCCTCGGTCGAGATCGCGAACTGGGTGGTGTCGATCAGCTTGCGCACATCACTGGCCGTAAGCGCGAAGCCATGGGTGAATTCACCGGCGGTCAGGTCCGGAAAATCGGTTTCCGGCAGCATCTGCAGGGTGAATTTCGACCGTCCTGCCCGGATTTCCAGCGTCGCGTTATCGCTGGTCGTCTCCAGGACGACCTGAGAGCCTTCGGGAAGTTTGCGGACGATGTCGTAGATCATGTGCGCCGGAACCGTGGTGGCGCCGTACATCTCGATCATGCCGGGAACGGTTTCCAGGATTTCCAGGTCCAGATCCGTTGCCTTCAGCTTCAGGGAATCGCTTTCAGCCCTGAGGAGAACGTTGGACAGGATCGGGATGGTGTTTCGGCGCTCGACAACCCTGTGCACGTGGGTCAGGGACTTGAGGAGATCGCTGCGCTCGAGTGTCGCTTTCATACGCAAAGTCCGTACTCGTGAGGTGCCGGCCGGAAGGCGCCGACGGAATGAAACTGTTGGCTCCCAAGGAGGGAGCGGGGGGAACGACACTGCCCTCAACGGCCGCGAAAAGCAAGAGGGGCGCCCTTGTGGACGCCCCTGATTTTGGAGATATTTCGACCGCTTTTTAGGCGTCGAGCATGCGCTTCAGCAGCTCAAGTTCCTGGGCGAGCGCATAATCGCCTTTTGCGAGTTCCTCGATCTTGCGGACCGCGTGCAGAACTGTGGTGTGGTCCCGATTGCCGAATCGACGTCCGATCTCCGGAAGTGAGCGCGGCGTCATGACCTTTGCAAGGTACATGGCAATCTGGCGCGGCCGCACGATGGTCCGGGTCCGGCGGGCGGACAGGAGGTCGGCCTTGGTTACGTTATAGTGCTTGGAGACGACCCTCTGGATGTCCTCGATCTTGACCCGGCGCGGCTCGCTGGAGCGGATCAGGTCGCGCAGGGTGAGCTCGGCCATCTCCTGGGTGATCGGCTGGTTGGTCAGCTGGTTGTGAGCGACCAGACGATTGAGGGCGCCTTCCAGGTCCCGGCCTGAGGAGGCCACATGCTTGGCGATGTAGTCCAGAACGCTCTCAGGCACCTCGAAATTCGGGTATGTACGCTTGGCCGCCGCGACACGTGCGGTCAGGATGTTCCGGCGCAGGCTGAAGTCCGGCTCCTGGATGCCGACCACAAGGCCGCCCGACAGGCGCGACCGCACCCGGTCGTCGAGCGTGTCGAGTTCGGAGGGCGCGCGGTCGGCCGCCACGATCACCTGGCGGGCGCCGTCGATCAGCGCGTTGAGCGTGTGACAGAATTCCTGTTGCACCTGTTTGCCGTGCAGGAACTGCATGTCATCGATCAGGAGGAGATCGATGCTGCGCAGCGTGTCCTTGAACGCCAGGGCGGACTGGGCTTTCAGCGCGGAAACGAAGCGATACATAAAATGTTCTGCGGTCAGATACAGCACCTTGCGGCCCGATGCTCTTGCCTTGGCGGCAACCGCCTGCATCAGGTGGGTCTTGCCCA encodes:
- the dnaN gene encoding DNA polymerase III subunit beta, producing the protein MKATLERSDLLKSLTHVHRVVERRNTIPILSNVLLRAESDSLKLKATDLDLEILETVPGMIEMYGATTVPAHMIYDIVRKLPEGSQVVLETTSDNATLEIRAGRSKFTLQMLPETDFPDLTAGEFTHGFALTASDVRKLIDTTQFAISTEETRYYLNGIYLHTVDTPQGQKFRAVATDGHRLAQAEVPAPGGSAGMPGIIVPRKTVGEIQKLLEAPEADVQIELSDTKIRITTGSIVLTSKLIDGTFPDYGRVIPQGNDKEMRVDRDEFKEAVDRVSTISSERGRAVKLSLDEGRMVLTVNNPDSGSATEEVAVEYDAEPLEIGFNSRYLLDIANQLNSDTALFKLADSGSPTLIQDNTVDDCLFVLMPMRV
- the recF gene encoding DNA replication/repair protein RecF, coding for MTTSTSLALTRLTLTDFRNYERLDLAFSEPLVAFVGNNGLGKTNILEAISFLTAGRGLRRAPFADIARVSGSGDWAVSAVLSVDDLETRVGTGFTAGEPGRRVRIDGEDVKSSERLLDYVRILWLVPAMDGLFTGPAGDRRRFLDRLTLSIDPGHGRRVSDFEKALRQRNRLLEHGGSDSYLSALEQQVAELGTAVSAARHETVSLLGETLKVQADAGLPFPTASLALEGAFETATVGMSASDREDHYLDLLREGRGRDRAAGRTLMGPHLSDLQVRHVAKGMPASQSSTGEQKALLVGLILGHAELTAAVSGMKPVLLLDEIAAHLDPNRRAAMFARLSLLGLQAFMTGTDEILFKDMPAGSQVFRLADGHVATRPPAS
- the dnaA gene encoding chromosomal replication initiator protein DnaA: MQVQEASGSEHWNRVKKRLRAELGDDVFSSWFARVDLEEHNDGTVRLSVPTRFLKQWIQSHYNDRLMGLWQRECDNVHRIELTVRGAMRPRQSDSPSPSSLATPKRIPAQVGDRRLDGYADNNPVAAAQAATAALGRGETEAARDVLQGAALDPKYTFETFVEGDSNSLALAAARQVASGGAVTFNPLYLHASVGLGKTHLMQAVAAKARASGRKVLYLTAEHFMYRFVSALKAQSALAFKDTLRSIDLLLIDDMQFLHGKQVQQEFCHTLNALIDGARQVIVAADRAPSELDTLDDRVRSRLSGGLVVGIQEPDFSLRRNILTARVAAAKRTYPNFEVPESVLDYIAKHVASSGRDLEGALNRLVAHNQLTNQPITQEMAELTLRDLIRSSEPRRVKIEDIQRVVSKHYNVTKADLLSARRTRTIVRPRQIAMYLAKVMTPRSLPEIGRRFGNRDHTTVLHAVRKIEELAKGDYALAQELELLKRMLDA